The proteins below come from a single Erinaceus europaeus chromosome 20, mEriEur2.1, whole genome shotgun sequence genomic window:
- the PDE8A gene encoding high affinity cAMP-specific and IBMX-insensitive 3',5'-cyclic phosphodiesterase 8A isoform X2 yields MGCAPSAPDGRPVLPSSLCGLDLGAGEGPVPGLPQVSERDVQFGPMKFHLDQLQVLLVFPRKDSQCTSFSRACEKAGFGCTVAKETKAVLDCFLNNHPDIVIIDHRNPQQLDAVALCRSIRASEPSGHTVVVAVVCRTEREEVSVLPLIASGFNRRYVENPSLMACYNELLQLEFGEVRSQLKLRACNSIFTALESSQEAIEISSEDHITQYANPAFENVMGYQTGELLGAASLEKKVDLLAAIQPCTKLSKEWQGVYYSKNKNGDSVQQNVKIIPVLGQGGKIRHYVSIVRLCNSISKTDKMAEYVQADGRGRRESAAGRHRDRRKSSVDLKVPCSRSSEVSTQRRHSSLARIHSMTIEAPITKVINLIIAAQESSPAWVTEALDQVLETLRAAELYSPQFEAKDDDPHASDLVGGLVSDGLRRLSGNEYVLAAKNFHQGTTSSLHDVPPKAAEAMENEDCWDFNIFELEAATTKRPLVFLGLKIFARFGICEFLGCSEPTLRAWLETIEAHYHQSNPYHNSTHAADVLHATAYFLGKERIKQTLDPSDEAAALIAAVVHDVDHPGRTNSFLCNADSPLALLYNDTAVLESHHAALAFQLTVGDMRCNIFRNMQRSEYRTLRQSIIDMVLATEMTKHFEHVNKFVNSITKPLAALEEDSEDTEGGQEAVTTMLRAPENRMLIKRMLIKCADVANPCRPREQCVEWAARISEEYFSQTDEEKQQDLPVVMPVFDRNTCSIPKSQVSFIDYFISGMFDAWDAFADLPEVMLHLDNNFKYWKGLDELRQRGLRPPPEVVL; encoded by the exons GTGTCAGAGAGGGATGTGCAGTTTGGCCCCATGAAATTCCACCTAGATCAGCTCCAG GTCTTGTTAGTGTTCCCTCGAAAAGACAGCCAGTGCACCAGCTTCTCCAGGGCATGTGAGAAGGCAGGGTTCGGTTGCACCGTGGCCAAGGAGACCAAGGCCGTGCTGGACTGCTTTCTGAACAATCACCCCGACATCGTCATCATCGACCACAGGAACCCCCAGCAGCTGGATGCAGTGGCGCTATGCAG GTCCATCAGGGCTTCAGAGCCCTCGGGACACACGGTGGTGGTGGCTGTTGTGTGCAG GACCGAGAGAGAAGAGGTGTCGGTCTTGCCCCTCATTGCCAGCGGCTTCAACAGG AGGTATGTGGAGAACCCCAGCCTCATGGCCTGCTACAACGAGCTGCTCCAGCTGGAGTTTGGGGAGGTGCGCTCCCAGCTGAAACTCAG GGCTTGTAATTCCATCTTCACCGCACTGGAGAGCAGCCAGGAGGCCATTGAGATCTCAAGTGAAGACCACATCACCCAG TACGCAAACCCGGCCTTCGAGAATGTCATGGGCTACCAGACGGGGGAGCTGCTGGGTGCGGCCAGCCTCGAGAAGAAGGTGGACCTGCTGGCCGCCATCCAGCCCTGCACCAAGCTCAGCAAA GAGTGGCAAGGGGTCTACTACTCCAAGAATAAGAATGGAGACAGCGTGCAGCAGAATGTGAAGATCATCCCTGTCCTGGGGCAGGGCGG GAAGATAAGGCACTACGTGTCCATCGTCAGACTCTGCAACAGCATCAGCAAG ACAGACAAGATGGCCGAGTATGTGCAGGCTGACGGCCGAGGCCGCAGAG AGTCCGCGGCGGGCAGGCACAGGGACCGCAGGAAAAGCTCGGTAGACCTGAAGGTGCCCTGCTCACGCTCCAGTGAAG TTAGCACCCAGCGGCGGCACTCGTCCCTGGCGAGGATCCACTCCATGACCATCGAGGCACCCATCACCAAG gtgatCAACCTCATCATTGCGGCCCAGGAGAGCAGCCCGGCATGGGTGACCGAGGCCCTGGACCAAGTACTCGAGACCCTGCGTGCAGCCGAGCTCTACTCGCCACAGTTTGAAGCCAAGGACGACGACCCCCATGCCAGCGACCTCGTGGGGGGGCTGGTGTCG GACGGTTTACGGAGATTATCCGGCAACGAGTATGTCCTGGCAGCAAAGA ACTTCCACCAGGGCACCACCTCCTCCCTGCACGATGTCCCCCCGAAGGCTGCAGAGGCCATGGAGAATGAGGACTGTTGGGACTTCAACATCTTTGAGCTGGAGGCTGCCACCACCAAGCG GCCTCTGGTCTTCCTGGGGCTCAAGATCTTTGCCCGATTCGGCATCTGTGAGTTCCTGGGCTGCTCCGAGCCCACGTTGCGAGCCTGGCTGGAGACCATCGAGGCTCACTACCACCAGTCCAACCCCTACCACAATTCCACACACGCTGCCGACGTGCTGCACGCCACCGCCTACTTCCTGGGCAAGGAGCGCATCAAG CAAACTCTAGACCCCTCGGATGAGGCAGCCGCCCTCATTGCGGCTGTCGTGCACGACGTGGACCACCCCGGCAGGACCAACTCCTTCCTGTGCAACGCCGACAGCCCGCTGGCCCTGCTCTACAACGACACGGCTGTGCTCGAGAGCCACCACGCCGCGCTGGCCTTCCAGCTGACCGTGGGTGACATGCGCTGCAACATCTTCAGGAACATGCAGAG GAGTGAGTACCGGACGCTGCGCCAGAGCATCATCGACATGGTCCTGGCCACTGAGATGACCAAGCACTTTGAGCACGTCAACAAGTTCGTCAACAGCATCaccaagcccctggctgccctgGAGGAGGACAGCGAG GACACCGAGGGAGGTCAGGAGGCCGTCACCACCATGCTGCGGGCGCCTGAGAACCGGATGCTTATCAAGCGGATGCTCATTAAGTGCGCGGACGTGGCCAACCCCTGCCGGCCGCGGGAACAGTGCGTGGAGTGGGCCGCCCGAATCTCCGAGGAGTACTTCTCCCAG ACAGACGAGGAGAAGCAGCAGGACCTGCCGGTGGTGATGCCCGTATTCGACAGGAACACCTGCAGCATCCCCAAGTCCCAGGTCTCCTTCATCGATTACTTCATCAGTGGCATGTTCGACGCCTGGGACG CTTTCGCCGACCTGCCCGAGGTGATGCTGCACCTGGACAACAACTTCAAGTACTGGAAGGGCCTGGACGAGCTGAGGCAGCGGGGGCTCCGGCCGCCCCCAGAGGTGGTGCTGTGA
- the PDE8A gene encoding high affinity cAMP-specific and IBMX-insensitive 3',5'-cyclic phosphodiesterase 8A isoform X5: MGCAPSAPDGRPVLPSSLCGLDLGAGEGPVPGLPQVSERDVQFGPMKFHLDQLQVLLVFPRKDSQCTSFSRACEKAGFGCTVAKETKAVLDCFLNNHPDIVIIDHRNPQQLDAVALCRSIRASEPSGHTVVVAVVCRTEREEVSVLPLIASGFNRRYVENPSLMACYNELLQLEFGEVRSQLKLSTQTRPSRMSWATRRGSCWVRPASRRRWTCWPPSSPAPSSAKKIRHYVSIVRLCNSISKTDKMAEYVQADGRGRRESAAGRHRDRRKSSVDLKVPCSRSSEVSTQRRHSSLARIHSMTIEAPITKVINLIIAAQESSPAWVTEALDQVLETLRAAELYSPQFEAKDDDPHASDLVGGLVSDGLRRLSGNEYVLAAKNFHQGTTSSLHDVPPKAAEAMENEDCWDFNIFELEAATTKRPLVFLGLKIFARFGICEFLGCSEPTLRAWLETIEAHYHQSNPYHNSTHAADVLHATAYFLGKERIKQTLDPSDEAAALIAAVVHDVDHPGRTNSFLCNADSPLALLYNDTAVLESHHAALAFQLTVGDMRCNIFRNMQRSEYRTLRQSIIDMVLATEMTKHFEHVNKFVNSITKPLAALEEDSEDTEGGQEAVTTMLRAPENRMLIKRMLIKCADVANPCRPREQCVEWAARISEEYFSQTDEEKQQDLPVVMPVFDRNTCSIPKSQVSFIDYFISGMFDAWDAFADLPEVMLHLDNNFKYWKGLDELRQRGLRPPPEVVL, from the exons GTGTCAGAGAGGGATGTGCAGTTTGGCCCCATGAAATTCCACCTAGATCAGCTCCAG GTCTTGTTAGTGTTCCCTCGAAAAGACAGCCAGTGCACCAGCTTCTCCAGGGCATGTGAGAAGGCAGGGTTCGGTTGCACCGTGGCCAAGGAGACCAAGGCCGTGCTGGACTGCTTTCTGAACAATCACCCCGACATCGTCATCATCGACCACAGGAACCCCCAGCAGCTGGATGCAGTGGCGCTATGCAG GTCCATCAGGGCTTCAGAGCCCTCGGGACACACGGTGGTGGTGGCTGTTGTGTGCAG GACCGAGAGAGAAGAGGTGTCGGTCTTGCCCCTCATTGCCAGCGGCTTCAACAGG AGGTATGTGGAGAACCCCAGCCTCATGGCCTGCTACAACGAGCTGCTCCAGCTGGAGTTTGGGGAGGTGCGCTCCCAGCTGAAACTCAG TACGCAAACCCGGCCTTCGAGAATGTCATGGGCTACCAGACGGGGGAGCTGCTGGGTGCGGCCAGCCTCGAGAAGAAGGTGGACCTGCTGGCCGCCATCCAGCCCTGCACCAAGCTCAGCAAA GAAGATAAGGCACTACGTGTCCATCGTCAGACTCTGCAACAGCATCAGCAAG ACAGACAAGATGGCCGAGTATGTGCAGGCTGACGGCCGAGGCCGCAGAG AGTCCGCGGCGGGCAGGCACAGGGACCGCAGGAAAAGCTCGGTAGACCTGAAGGTGCCCTGCTCACGCTCCAGTGAAG TTAGCACCCAGCGGCGGCACTCGTCCCTGGCGAGGATCCACTCCATGACCATCGAGGCACCCATCACCAAG gtgatCAACCTCATCATTGCGGCCCAGGAGAGCAGCCCGGCATGGGTGACCGAGGCCCTGGACCAAGTACTCGAGACCCTGCGTGCAGCCGAGCTCTACTCGCCACAGTTTGAAGCCAAGGACGACGACCCCCATGCCAGCGACCTCGTGGGGGGGCTGGTGTCG GACGGTTTACGGAGATTATCCGGCAACGAGTATGTCCTGGCAGCAAAGA ACTTCCACCAGGGCACCACCTCCTCCCTGCACGATGTCCCCCCGAAGGCTGCAGAGGCCATGGAGAATGAGGACTGTTGGGACTTCAACATCTTTGAGCTGGAGGCTGCCACCACCAAGCG GCCTCTGGTCTTCCTGGGGCTCAAGATCTTTGCCCGATTCGGCATCTGTGAGTTCCTGGGCTGCTCCGAGCCCACGTTGCGAGCCTGGCTGGAGACCATCGAGGCTCACTACCACCAGTCCAACCCCTACCACAATTCCACACACGCTGCCGACGTGCTGCACGCCACCGCCTACTTCCTGGGCAAGGAGCGCATCAAG CAAACTCTAGACCCCTCGGATGAGGCAGCCGCCCTCATTGCGGCTGTCGTGCACGACGTGGACCACCCCGGCAGGACCAACTCCTTCCTGTGCAACGCCGACAGCCCGCTGGCCCTGCTCTACAACGACACGGCTGTGCTCGAGAGCCACCACGCCGCGCTGGCCTTCCAGCTGACCGTGGGTGACATGCGCTGCAACATCTTCAGGAACATGCAGAG GAGTGAGTACCGGACGCTGCGCCAGAGCATCATCGACATGGTCCTGGCCACTGAGATGACCAAGCACTTTGAGCACGTCAACAAGTTCGTCAACAGCATCaccaagcccctggctgccctgGAGGAGGACAGCGAG GACACCGAGGGAGGTCAGGAGGCCGTCACCACCATGCTGCGGGCGCCTGAGAACCGGATGCTTATCAAGCGGATGCTCATTAAGTGCGCGGACGTGGCCAACCCCTGCCGGCCGCGGGAACAGTGCGTGGAGTGGGCCGCCCGAATCTCCGAGGAGTACTTCTCCCAG ACAGACGAGGAGAAGCAGCAGGACCTGCCGGTGGTGATGCCCGTATTCGACAGGAACACCTGCAGCATCCCCAAGTCCCAGGTCTCCTTCATCGATTACTTCATCAGTGGCATGTTCGACGCCTGGGACG CTTTCGCCGACCTGCCCGAGGTGATGCTGCACCTGGACAACAACTTCAAGTACTGGAAGGGCCTGGACGAGCTGAGGCAGCGGGGGCTCCGGCCGCCCCCAGAGGTGGTGCTGTGA
- the PDE8A gene encoding high affinity cAMP-specific and IBMX-insensitive 3',5'-cyclic phosphodiesterase 8A isoform X1, protein MGCAPSAPDGRPVLPSSLCGLDLGAGEGPVPGLPQVSERDVQFGPMKFHLDQLQVLLVFPRKDSQCTSFSRACEKAGFGCTVAKETKAVLDCFLNNHPDIVIIDHRNPQQLDAVALCRNREGETVQHCSTTHKACPGAVTFPCGTGAQMGLHTYLVHQGFRALGTHGGGGCCVQDRERRGVGLAPHCQRLQQEVCGEPQPHGLLQRAAPAGVWGGALPAETQYANPAFENVMGYQTGELLGAASLEKKVDLLAAIQPCTKLSKEWQGVYYSKNKNGDSVQQNVKIIPVLGQGGKIRHYVSIVRLCNSISKTDKMAEYVQADGRGRRESAAGRHRDRRKSSVDLKVPCSRSSEVSTQRRHSSLARIHSMTIEAPITKVINLIIAAQESSPAWVTEALDQVLETLRAAELYSPQFEAKDDDPHASDLVGGLVSDGLRRLSGNEYVLAAKNFHQGTTSSLHDVPPKAAEAMENEDCWDFNIFELEAATTKRPLVFLGLKIFARFGICEFLGCSEPTLRAWLETIEAHYHQSNPYHNSTHAADVLHATAYFLGKERIKQTLDPSDEAAALIAAVVHDVDHPGRTNSFLCNADSPLALLYNDTAVLESHHAALAFQLTVGDMRCNIFRNMQRSEYRTLRQSIIDMVLATEMTKHFEHVNKFVNSITKPLAALEEDSEDTEGGQEAVTTMLRAPENRMLIKRMLIKCADVANPCRPREQCVEWAARISEEYFSQTDEEKQQDLPVVMPVFDRNTCSIPKSQVSFIDYFISGMFDAWDAFADLPEVMLHLDNNFKYWKGLDELRQRGLRPPPEVVL, encoded by the exons GTGTCAGAGAGGGATGTGCAGTTTGGCCCCATGAAATTCCACCTAGATCAGCTCCAG GTCTTGTTAGTGTTCCCTCGAAAAGACAGCCAGTGCACCAGCTTCTCCAGGGCATGTGAGAAGGCAGGGTTCGGTTGCACCGTGGCCAAGGAGACCAAGGCCGTGCTGGACTGCTTTCTGAACAATCACCCCGACATCGTCATCATCGACCACAGGAACCCCCAGCAGCTGGATGCAGTGGCGCTATGCAG aaacagagagggagagacagtacagcactgctccaccacccacaaGGCTTGCCCTGGTGCTGTCACATTCCCATGCGGCACTGGGGCTCAAATGGGGCTTCACACATATctg GTCCATCAGGGCTTCAGAGCCCTCGGGACACACGGTGGTGGTGGCTGTTGTGTGCAG GACCGAGAGAGAAGAGGTGTCGGTCTTGCCCCTCATTGCCAGCGGCTTCAACAGG AGGTATGTGGAGAACCCCAGCCTCATGGCCTGCTACAACGAGCTGCTCCAGCTGGAGTTTGGGGAGGTGCGCTCCCAGCTGAAACTCAG TACGCAAACCCGGCCTTCGAGAATGTCATGGGCTACCAGACGGGGGAGCTGCTGGGTGCGGCCAGCCTCGAGAAGAAGGTGGACCTGCTGGCCGCCATCCAGCCCTGCACCAAGCTCAGCAAA GAGTGGCAAGGGGTCTACTACTCCAAGAATAAGAATGGAGACAGCGTGCAGCAGAATGTGAAGATCATCCCTGTCCTGGGGCAGGGCGG GAAGATAAGGCACTACGTGTCCATCGTCAGACTCTGCAACAGCATCAGCAAG ACAGACAAGATGGCCGAGTATGTGCAGGCTGACGGCCGAGGCCGCAGAG AGTCCGCGGCGGGCAGGCACAGGGACCGCAGGAAAAGCTCGGTAGACCTGAAGGTGCCCTGCTCACGCTCCAGTGAAG TTAGCACCCAGCGGCGGCACTCGTCCCTGGCGAGGATCCACTCCATGACCATCGAGGCACCCATCACCAAG gtgatCAACCTCATCATTGCGGCCCAGGAGAGCAGCCCGGCATGGGTGACCGAGGCCCTGGACCAAGTACTCGAGACCCTGCGTGCAGCCGAGCTCTACTCGCCACAGTTTGAAGCCAAGGACGACGACCCCCATGCCAGCGACCTCGTGGGGGGGCTGGTGTCG GACGGTTTACGGAGATTATCCGGCAACGAGTATGTCCTGGCAGCAAAGA ACTTCCACCAGGGCACCACCTCCTCCCTGCACGATGTCCCCCCGAAGGCTGCAGAGGCCATGGAGAATGAGGACTGTTGGGACTTCAACATCTTTGAGCTGGAGGCTGCCACCACCAAGCG GCCTCTGGTCTTCCTGGGGCTCAAGATCTTTGCCCGATTCGGCATCTGTGAGTTCCTGGGCTGCTCCGAGCCCACGTTGCGAGCCTGGCTGGAGACCATCGAGGCTCACTACCACCAGTCCAACCCCTACCACAATTCCACACACGCTGCCGACGTGCTGCACGCCACCGCCTACTTCCTGGGCAAGGAGCGCATCAAG CAAACTCTAGACCCCTCGGATGAGGCAGCCGCCCTCATTGCGGCTGTCGTGCACGACGTGGACCACCCCGGCAGGACCAACTCCTTCCTGTGCAACGCCGACAGCCCGCTGGCCCTGCTCTACAACGACACGGCTGTGCTCGAGAGCCACCACGCCGCGCTGGCCTTCCAGCTGACCGTGGGTGACATGCGCTGCAACATCTTCAGGAACATGCAGAG GAGTGAGTACCGGACGCTGCGCCAGAGCATCATCGACATGGTCCTGGCCACTGAGATGACCAAGCACTTTGAGCACGTCAACAAGTTCGTCAACAGCATCaccaagcccctggctgccctgGAGGAGGACAGCGAG GACACCGAGGGAGGTCAGGAGGCCGTCACCACCATGCTGCGGGCGCCTGAGAACCGGATGCTTATCAAGCGGATGCTCATTAAGTGCGCGGACGTGGCCAACCCCTGCCGGCCGCGGGAACAGTGCGTGGAGTGGGCCGCCCGAATCTCCGAGGAGTACTTCTCCCAG ACAGACGAGGAGAAGCAGCAGGACCTGCCGGTGGTGATGCCCGTATTCGACAGGAACACCTGCAGCATCCCCAAGTCCCAGGTCTCCTTCATCGATTACTTCATCAGTGGCATGTTCGACGCCTGGGACG CTTTCGCCGACCTGCCCGAGGTGATGCTGCACCTGGACAACAACTTCAAGTACTGGAAGGGCCTGGACGAGCTGAGGCAGCGGGGGCTCCGGCCGCCCCCAGAGGTGGTGCTGTGA
- the PDE8A gene encoding high affinity cAMP-specific and IBMX-insensitive 3',5'-cyclic phosphodiesterase 8A isoform X4 produces MGCAPSAPDGRPVLPSSLCGLDLGAGEGPVPGLPQVSERDVQFGPMKFHLDQLQVLLVFPRKDSQCTSFSRACEKAGFGCTVAKETKAVLDCFLNNHPDIVIIDHRNPQQLDAVALCRSIRASEPSGHTVVVAVVCRTEREEVSVLPLIASGFNRRYVENPSLMACYNELLQLEFGEVRSQLKLRACNSIFTALESSQEAIEISSEDHITQYANPAFENVMGYQTGELLGAASLEKKVDLLAAIQPCTKLSKEDKALRVHRQTLQQHQQESAAGRHRDRRKSSVDLKVPCSRSSEVSTQRRHSSLARIHSMTIEAPITKVINLIIAAQESSPAWVTEALDQVLETLRAAELYSPQFEAKDDDPHASDLVGGLVSDGLRRLSGNEYVLAAKNFHQGTTSSLHDVPPKAAEAMENEDCWDFNIFELEAATTKRPLVFLGLKIFARFGICEFLGCSEPTLRAWLETIEAHYHQSNPYHNSTHAADVLHATAYFLGKERIKQTLDPSDEAAALIAAVVHDVDHPGRTNSFLCNADSPLALLYNDTAVLESHHAALAFQLTVGDMRCNIFRNMQRSEYRTLRQSIIDMVLATEMTKHFEHVNKFVNSITKPLAALEEDSEDTEGGQEAVTTMLRAPENRMLIKRMLIKCADVANPCRPREQCVEWAARISEEYFSQTDEEKQQDLPVVMPVFDRNTCSIPKSQVSFIDYFISGMFDAWDAFADLPEVMLHLDNNFKYWKGLDELRQRGLRPPPEVVL; encoded by the exons GTGTCAGAGAGGGATGTGCAGTTTGGCCCCATGAAATTCCACCTAGATCAGCTCCAG GTCTTGTTAGTGTTCCCTCGAAAAGACAGCCAGTGCACCAGCTTCTCCAGGGCATGTGAGAAGGCAGGGTTCGGTTGCACCGTGGCCAAGGAGACCAAGGCCGTGCTGGACTGCTTTCTGAACAATCACCCCGACATCGTCATCATCGACCACAGGAACCCCCAGCAGCTGGATGCAGTGGCGCTATGCAG GTCCATCAGGGCTTCAGAGCCCTCGGGACACACGGTGGTGGTGGCTGTTGTGTGCAG GACCGAGAGAGAAGAGGTGTCGGTCTTGCCCCTCATTGCCAGCGGCTTCAACAGG AGGTATGTGGAGAACCCCAGCCTCATGGCCTGCTACAACGAGCTGCTCCAGCTGGAGTTTGGGGAGGTGCGCTCCCAGCTGAAACTCAG GGCTTGTAATTCCATCTTCACCGCACTGGAGAGCAGCCAGGAGGCCATTGAGATCTCAAGTGAAGACCACATCACCCAG TACGCAAACCCGGCCTTCGAGAATGTCATGGGCTACCAGACGGGGGAGCTGCTGGGTGCGGCCAGCCTCGAGAAGAAGGTGGACCTGCTGGCCGCCATCCAGCCCTGCACCAAGCTCAGCAAA GAAGATAAGGCACTACGTGTCCATCGTCAGACTCTGCAACAGCATCAGCAAG AGTCCGCGGCGGGCAGGCACAGGGACCGCAGGAAAAGCTCGGTAGACCTGAAGGTGCCCTGCTCACGCTCCAGTGAAG TTAGCACCCAGCGGCGGCACTCGTCCCTGGCGAGGATCCACTCCATGACCATCGAGGCACCCATCACCAAG gtgatCAACCTCATCATTGCGGCCCAGGAGAGCAGCCCGGCATGGGTGACCGAGGCCCTGGACCAAGTACTCGAGACCCTGCGTGCAGCCGAGCTCTACTCGCCACAGTTTGAAGCCAAGGACGACGACCCCCATGCCAGCGACCTCGTGGGGGGGCTGGTGTCG GACGGTTTACGGAGATTATCCGGCAACGAGTATGTCCTGGCAGCAAAGA ACTTCCACCAGGGCACCACCTCCTCCCTGCACGATGTCCCCCCGAAGGCTGCAGAGGCCATGGAGAATGAGGACTGTTGGGACTTCAACATCTTTGAGCTGGAGGCTGCCACCACCAAGCG GCCTCTGGTCTTCCTGGGGCTCAAGATCTTTGCCCGATTCGGCATCTGTGAGTTCCTGGGCTGCTCCGAGCCCACGTTGCGAGCCTGGCTGGAGACCATCGAGGCTCACTACCACCAGTCCAACCCCTACCACAATTCCACACACGCTGCCGACGTGCTGCACGCCACCGCCTACTTCCTGGGCAAGGAGCGCATCAAG CAAACTCTAGACCCCTCGGATGAGGCAGCCGCCCTCATTGCGGCTGTCGTGCACGACGTGGACCACCCCGGCAGGACCAACTCCTTCCTGTGCAACGCCGACAGCCCGCTGGCCCTGCTCTACAACGACACGGCTGTGCTCGAGAGCCACCACGCCGCGCTGGCCTTCCAGCTGACCGTGGGTGACATGCGCTGCAACATCTTCAGGAACATGCAGAG GAGTGAGTACCGGACGCTGCGCCAGAGCATCATCGACATGGTCCTGGCCACTGAGATGACCAAGCACTTTGAGCACGTCAACAAGTTCGTCAACAGCATCaccaagcccctggctgccctgGAGGAGGACAGCGAG GACACCGAGGGAGGTCAGGAGGCCGTCACCACCATGCTGCGGGCGCCTGAGAACCGGATGCTTATCAAGCGGATGCTCATTAAGTGCGCGGACGTGGCCAACCCCTGCCGGCCGCGGGAACAGTGCGTGGAGTGGGCCGCCCGAATCTCCGAGGAGTACTTCTCCCAG ACAGACGAGGAGAAGCAGCAGGACCTGCCGGTGGTGATGCCCGTATTCGACAGGAACACCTGCAGCATCCCCAAGTCCCAGGTCTCCTTCATCGATTACTTCATCAGTGGCATGTTCGACGCCTGGGACG CTTTCGCCGACCTGCCCGAGGTGATGCTGCACCTGGACAACAACTTCAAGTACTGGAAGGGCCTGGACGAGCTGAGGCAGCGGGGGCTCCGGCCGCCCCCAGAGGTGGTGCTGTGA